One region of Streptomyces sp. CG4 genomic DNA includes:
- a CDS encoding helix-turn-helix domain-containing protein produces the protein MTATTQEHDDLAFDVFAKACPSRGTLEHVTGRWGGLTLGALYEGSLRFNELRRRVDGVSEKMLSQTLHALERDGLVHREAQPTNPPRVDYELTPLGRRVAERLLALIHCVEGSMDDVLAARARYDETRDTL, from the coding sequence ATGACCGCCACCACTCAGGAGCACGACGACCTCGCCTTCGACGTCTTCGCCAAGGCCTGCCCGTCCCGCGGCACGCTGGAGCACGTCACGGGCCGCTGGGGCGGACTGACGCTCGGCGCGTTGTACGAGGGCTCGCTGCGCTTCAACGAGCTGCGCCGCCGGGTCGACGGGGTGAGCGAGAAGATGCTGTCCCAGACGCTGCACGCGCTGGAGCGGGACGGCCTGGTGCACCGCGAGGCACAGCCGACCAACCCGCCGCGCGTGGACTACGAACTGACCCCTCTGGGCCGCCGGGTCGCCGAGCGGCTGCTCGCCCTCATCCACTGCGTGGAGGGCTCGATGGACGACGTGCTGGCCGCCCGCGCGCGTTACGACGAGACGCGCGACACCCTCTGA
- a CDS encoding flavodoxin family protein, whose protein sequence is MTTPVVSLAYHSGFGHTAVLAEAVRAGAVGAGAEVHLIKVDEITDEQWEILDRSDAIVFGSPTYMGTASGAFHVFAEGTSNRWYTRAWQDKLAAGFTNSASKSGDKLHTLQFFQTFAAQHGMTWVNLGLLPGWNASTSSENDLNRLGFFSGAAAQSNNDQGPEGVHKSDIATAEHLGRRVTETARVFTRGRLAA, encoded by the coding sequence GTGACCACCCCTGTCGTTTCCCTTGCCTACCACTCCGGCTTCGGCCACACCGCCGTCCTCGCCGAGGCCGTCCGCGCCGGTGCCGTCGGCGCGGGTGCCGAGGTGCACCTGATCAAGGTCGACGAGATCACCGACGAGCAGTGGGAGATACTGGACCGCTCCGACGCGATCGTCTTCGGCTCGCCCACCTACATGGGCACCGCCTCCGGTGCCTTCCACGTCTTCGCCGAGGGCACCTCCAACCGCTGGTACACCCGCGCCTGGCAGGACAAGCTGGCCGCCGGCTTCACCAACTCGGCCTCCAAGAGCGGCGACAAGCTGCACACCCTGCAGTTCTTCCAGACGTTCGCCGCCCAGCACGGCATGACCTGGGTCAACCTCGGCCTGCTCCCCGGCTGGAACGCCAGCACCAGCTCCGAGAACGACCTCAACCGCCTCGGCTTCTTCTCCGGCGCCGCCGCCCAGAGCAACAACGACCAGGGTCCCGAGGGCGTCCACAAGTCCGACATCGCCACGGCCGAACACCTGGGCCGCCGCGTGACGGAGACGGCACGGGTGTTCACGCGCGGGCGGCTCGCGGCCTGA
- the mutM gene encoding bifunctional DNA-formamidopyrimidine glycosylase/DNA-(apurinic or apyrimidinic site) lyase: MPELPEVEVVRRGLSRWVAHRTVAEVEVLHPRAVRRHIAGADDFAHRLKGHHIGTPSRRGKYLWLPLEETNQSVLAHLGMSGQLLVQPYETPDEKHLRIRVRFADSLGTELRFVDQRTFGGLSLHDNTPDGLPDVIAHIARDPLDPLFDDEAFHQALRRKRTTIKRALLDQSLISGVGNIYADEALWRARIHYERPTANFTRPVTTGLLGHVRDVMNAALAVGGTSFDSLYVNVNGESGYFDRSLDAYGREGEPCSRCGTPIRRRPWMNRSSYFCPQCQRVSRVSS; encoded by the coding sequence ATGCCCGAGTTGCCCGAGGTCGAGGTCGTCCGGCGCGGCCTTTCGCGCTGGGTCGCTCACCGCACGGTCGCCGAGGTCGAGGTGCTGCACCCGCGCGCCGTACGCCGGCACATCGCGGGCGCCGACGACTTCGCGCACCGGCTCAAGGGCCACCACATCGGCACCCCCAGTCGGCGCGGCAAGTACCTGTGGCTGCCGCTGGAGGAGACGAACCAGTCCGTCCTCGCCCACCTCGGCATGAGCGGCCAGTTGCTGGTGCAGCCGTACGAGACGCCGGACGAGAAGCACCTGCGCATCCGGGTCCGGTTCGCCGACTCCCTCGGCACGGAACTCCGCTTCGTCGACCAACGCACCTTCGGCGGGCTGTCGTTGCACGACAACACCCCCGACGGCCTGCCCGACGTCATCGCGCACATCGCCCGCGACCCCCTCGATCCGCTGTTCGACGACGAGGCCTTCCACCAGGCGCTGCGCCGCAAGCGGACCACGATCAAGCGGGCCCTGCTGGACCAGTCGCTGATCAGCGGCGTCGGCAACATCTACGCGGACGAGGCGTTGTGGCGCGCCCGCATCCACTACGAGCGCCCGACGGCGAACTTCACCCGCCCGGTCACGACCGGACTCCTCGGCCACGTCCGGGACGTGATGAACGCGGCCCTCGCCGTCGGCGGCACCAGCTTCGACAGCCTGTACGTCAACGTGAACGGCGAGTCGGGCTACTTCGACCGGTCCCTGGACGCGTACGGCCGCGAGGGCGAGCCCTGCTCGCGGTGCGGCACGCCGATCCGCCGGCGCCCCTGGATGAACCGCTCCAGCTACTTCTGCCCGCAGTGTCAGAGGGTGTCGCGCGTCTCGTCGTAA
- the rnc gene encoding ribonuclease III, which translates to MSTPKKNATDHTASSHTLLEGRLGYQVESALLVRALTHRSYAYENGGLPTNERLEFLGDSVLGLVVTDTLYRTHPDLPEGQLAKLRAAVVNSRALAEVGRGLDLGSFIRLGRGEEGTGGRDKASILADTLEAVIGAVYLDQGLDSASELVHRLFDPLIEKSSNLGAGLDWKTSLQELTAIEGLGVPEYLVTETGPDHEKTFTAAARVGGVSYGTGTGRSKKEAEQQAAESAWRAIKAAADERAKAARSTAAEAAAAAPAPEAGAASAKDGNPSSAPA; encoded by the coding sequence GTGTCCACGCCAAAGAAGAACGCAACGGACCACACGGCCTCGTCCCACACGCTTCTGGAAGGGCGGCTCGGCTATCAGGTCGAGTCCGCCCTTCTGGTGCGCGCGCTGACCCACCGTTCCTACGCATACGAGAACGGCGGTCTGCCGACGAACGAGCGGCTGGAGTTCCTCGGGGACTCCGTGCTCGGCCTCGTCGTCACGGACACGCTGTACCGCACCCACCCCGACCTGCCCGAAGGCCAGCTGGCCAAGCTGCGGGCCGCGGTGGTCAACTCGCGTGCGCTGGCGGAGGTCGGCCGTGGGCTCGACCTGGGCTCCTTCATCCGGCTCGGCCGCGGTGAAGAGGGCACGGGCGGCCGGGACAAGGCGTCCATCCTCGCCGACACCCTGGAAGCGGTGATCGGCGCGGTCTATCTCGACCAGGGCCTCGACTCGGCGTCCGAGCTGGTGCACCGGCTCTTCGACCCGCTGATCGAGAAGTCCTCCAACCTCGGCGCAGGCCTGGACTGGAAGACGTCCCTGCAGGAGCTGACCGCGATCGAGGGGCTCGGCGTGCCCGAGTACCTGGTCACGGAGACCGGCCCCGACCACGAGAAGACCTTCACTGCTGCCGCCCGCGTCGGAGGCGTCTCGTACGGCACCGGCACCGGCCGCAGCAAGAAGGAGGCGGAGCAGCAGGCCGCCGAGTCCGCCTGGCGGGCCATCAAGGCCGCCGCGGACGAGCGCGCCAAGGCGGCCAGGTCGACGGCCGCCGAGGCCGCCGCGGCGGCTCCGGCTCCGGAGGCCGGCGCGGCCTCCGCCAAGGACGGCAACCCGTCGTCCGCTCCTGCCTGA